One region of Zingiber officinale cultivar Zhangliang chromosome 7B, Zo_v1.1, whole genome shotgun sequence genomic DNA includes:
- the LOC122005345 gene encoding glucose-6-phosphate 1-dehydrogenase, cytoplasmic isoform-like, translated as MSKGCNVLNSILRHVPSESGNTKGESLSEEKDMGLVREAGCLSIIVLGASGDLAKKKTFPALFHLFLQGFLQEEDVHIFGYARTKLSDDDLRARIRGYLQKGVSAEQEDVLSRFLQLIKYVSGSYDSADGFQLLNKAISEHEISKNSHPGISRRLFYLALPPSVYPSVCRMIRLYCTNTSDLGGWTRIVVEKPFGKDLNSAEDLSAQLGELFTEEQLYRIDHYLGKELVQNLLVLRFANRLFLPLWNRDNIDNIQIVFREDFGTEGRGGYFDEYGIIRDIIQNHLLQVLCLVAMEKPVSLKPEHIRDEKVKVLQSVLPIKHEEVVLGQYEGYKDDQTVSDSSNTPTFATVVLRIHNERWEGVPFILKAGKALDNRKAEIRIQFKDVPGDIFKCKKQGRNEFVIRLQPLEAMYMKLTLKKPGLEMSTIQSELDLSYGLRYQDVKIPEAYERLILDTIRGDQQHFVRRDELKVAWQIFTPLLHSIDNGELKPIAYKPGSRGPEEADELLARAGYVQTHGYIWIPPTLE; from the exons ATGTCAAAGGGATGCAATGTATTGAATTCAATTTTGCGGCATGTGCCATCAGAAAGTGGCAATACTAAGGGTGAATCACTTTCAGAAGAAAAGGACATGGGACTTGTGAGGGAGGCTGGCTGTCTGTCCATAATTGTGCTTGGTGCTTCAGGAGATCTTGCGAAAAAGAAAACATTTCCTGCACTTTTCCACCTTTTCCTTCAG GGATTCCTGCAGGAGGAGGATGTACATATATTTGGTTATGCCAGGACAAAgctttcagatgatgatcttagAGCACGCATCCGTGG ATATCTACAGAAAGGTGTTTCAGCTGAGCAAGAGGATGTTCTGTCAAGGTTCTTGCAATTG ATTAAATATGTCAGTGGTTCATATGACAGTGCAGATGGCTTCCAACTATTGAACAAGGCAATTTCTGAGCATGAGATATCAAAAAATAGCCATCCAGGAATTTCTCGCAGGCTATTTTACTTGGCACTTCCACCATCTGTTTATCCTTCTGTTTGCAGAATGATAAGACTATATTGCACAAATACAT CTGATCTTGGTGGGTGGACTCGCATAGTTGTTGAGAAACCTTTTGGAAAGGACCTTAATTCTGCAGAAGATTTAAGCGCTCAGCTTGGAGAGCTATTTACCGAAGAACAGCTGTATCGAATTGATCACTACCTGGGAAAGGAGTTGGTTCAGAACTTg CTTGTACTGCGGTTTGCAAATCGATTATTTTTGCCGCTTTGGAATCGTGACAACATTGATAATATACAG ATTGTGTTTAGAGAAGACTTTGGAACTGAAGGACGAGGAGGATACTTTGATGAATATGG AATTATTCGTGATATCATTCAAAATCATTTGCTGCAG GTCCTTTGTTTGGTTGCTATGGAGAAACCTGTTTCACTTAAGCCTGAACACATTCGGGATGAGAAAGTGAAG GTTCTTCAGTCTGTGCTACCCATAAAACATGAAGAGGTAGTCCTCGGACAATATGAGGGCTATAAAGATGACCAAACTGTGTCTGACAGCTCAAACACCCCTACATTTGCTACTGTTGTTTTACGTATACACAATGAAAGATGGGAAG GTGTCCCTTTTATATTAAAGGCAGGAAAAGCTCTGGACAACAGGAAAGCTGAAATTCGTATTCAGTTTAAGGATGTTCCTGGTGACATCTTCAAAT GTAAAAAGCAAGGGAGAAATGAATTTGTCATTCGCTTGCAACCATTAGAAGCCATGTATATGAAGCTAACA CTCAAGAAACCTGGATTGGAAATGTCAACAATACAAAGTGAATTAGATTTATCCTATGGGCTAAGATATCAAGACGTCAAAATCCCAGAGGCATATGAGCGGTTAATCTTGGACAC AATAAGGGGTGACCAGCAGCACTTCGTGCGCAGAGATGAGCTGAAA GTAGCATGGCAGATATTTACACCTCTTCTGCACAGTATTGATAATGGAGAATTGAAGCCTATTGCGTATAAACCGGGAAGCCGTGGACCAGAAGAGGCGGATGAATTGCTAGCCAGAGCAGGGTATGTGCAAACACACGGCTACATATGGATTCCACCCACCCTAGAATAG